Proteins found in one Balaenoptera musculus isolate JJ_BM4_2016_0621 chromosome 4, mBalMus1.pri.v3, whole genome shotgun sequence genomic segment:
- the LOC118894604 gene encoding protein CEBPZOS-like, with amino-acid sequence MDPLAKKIIKGGLVAELVDIIGAYILFKKINTSQDFRQTMRKKFPFILEVYYKSIEHSGMYGIREQDQEKWLNSKN; translated from the coding sequence ATGGATCCACTGGCAAAGAAGATCATTAAAGGAGGTTTAGTAGCTGAACTTGTGGACATTATTGGagcatatattttgtttaaaaagataaacacaagCCAAGATTTCAGGCAAACAATGAGGAAGAAATTCCCCTTCATCTTGGAAGTTTATTACAAATCCATTGAACACTCTGGAATGTATGGAATCAGAGAGCAAGATCAAGAAAAGTGGCTGAACAGCAAAAATTAG